Proteins from one Gasterosteus aculeatus chromosome 11, fGasAcu3.hap1.1, whole genome shotgun sequence genomic window:
- the crlf3 gene encoding cytokine receptor-like factor 3 isoform X1 — MSAEVDVLLQEAKESIEAAQNYRSELQQRLNGLNQARKQVRGSSGQAREALRRHFAELQAAATRLLSERLTALLAEVDAIEADSVKPLDECQSLIEHGVGQADELLREGEAALRCGLGEKEDKLGSFTKKAVRIQLDSLPEVPALVDVPCVSAQLDDSLLGVLRDRVSRLGSVASHPPVQIEELQERPGSVLVRWCKVDEDFAAADYRLQHRRSGGGRSQYEDAYIGRDCEFLVLHLDPHADYLFRVSARGEGRTEWSPWSVPQTGYTTLAPHEWCPGSEGYILSSRRNIALRSDSAHTRCPVLYSNAPTYFCGQTLTFKLSAAGQMDRRDSLGVCVDSRGGTESLRRDQAVCISTNGAVFVNGKEMTNQLPAVALGSAVTFDMEVVNLFPVGNGDPGEGGHFKLRVTIGSGSREVVFDWLVEQTVDCLFFGCSFVHSGWKVVVF; from the exons ATGTCTGCCGAGGTCGacgtgctgctgcaggaggccaaAGAAAGCATCGAGGCGGCGCAGAACTACCGCAGCGAACTCCAGCAGCGCCTGAATGGCCTCAACCAGGCGCGCAAGCAG GTCCGCGGCAGCTCGGGTCAGGCCCGCGAGGCCCTGCGGCGCCACTTTGCGGAGCTGCAGGCGGCGGCGACCCGTCTTCTGTCGGAGCGGCTGACCGCCCTGCTGGCGGAGGTGGACGCCATCGAGGCCGACAGCGTGAAGCCGCTGGACGAGTGCCAGAGCCTCATCGAGCACGGCGTGGGGCAGGCCGacgagctgctgagggaag GGGAAGCTGCGCTGCGCTGCGGCCTCGGCGAGAAGGAGGACAAACTGGGCAGTTTCACCAAGAAGGCCGTGCGCATCCAGCTGGACAG CCTGCCGGAGGTGCCGGCGCTGGTGGACGTGCCGTGTGTCTCCGCCCAGCTGGACGACTCTCTGCTGGGTGTCCTGAGGGACCGGGTGTCCCGCCTGGGCTCCGTGGCGTCCCATCCGCCGGTCCAGatcgaggagctgcaggagaggccGGGCAGCGTCCTGGTCCGCTGGTGCAAG GTGGACGAGGACTTTGCGGCGGCGGACTACCGGCTGCAGCACCGGCGCTCCGgcggggggcggagccagtacGAGGACGCCTACATCGGTCGGGACTGCGAGTTCCTGGTCCTCCACTTGGACCCGCACGCCGACTACCTGTTCAGGGTCAGCGCCCGCGGGGAGGGCCGCACCGAGTGGAGCCCCTGGAGCGTCCCGCAGACCGGCTACACCACCCTGGCCCCCCACG AGTGGTGTCCGGGGTCAGAGGGCTACATCCTGAGCAGCAGGAGAAACATCGCCCTGCGCAGTGACTCCGCCCACACGCGCTGCCCCGTCCTCTATTCCAACGCACCCACCTACTTCTGTGGCCAGACGCTGACCTTCAA gctgtcAGCAGCGGGTCAGATGGATCGGAGGGACAGTCTCGGCGTGTGTGTGGACAGCAGGGGAGGAACAGAGTCCCTTCGGAGAGACCAGGCCGTCTGCATCTCCACCAACg GAGCCGTGTTTGTCAACGGGAAGGAGATGACCAACCAGCTGCCGGCCGTGGCGCTGGGCTCCGCCGTGACCTTCGACATGGAGGTGGTCAACCTTTTCCCCGTCGGCAACGGCGACCCCGGCGAGGGGGGGCACTTCAAGCTGAGGGTCACCATCGGCTCCGGGAGCCGGGAGGTGGTGTTCGACTGGCTGGTGGAGCAGACGGTGGACTGCCTCTTCTTCGGCTGCTCCTTCGTCCACTCCGGCTGGAAAGTTGTGGTGTTTTAA
- the crlf3 gene encoding cytokine receptor-like factor 3 isoform X2, producing the protein MSAEVDVLLQEAKESIEAAQNYRSELQQRLNGLNQARKQVRGSSGQAREALRRHFAELQAAATRLLSERLTALLAEVDAIEADSVKPLDECQSLIEHGVGQADELLREGEAALRCGLGEKEDKLGSFTKKAVRIQLDSLPEVPALVDVPCVSAQLDDSLLGVLRDRVSRLGSVASHPPVQIEELQERPGSVLVRWCKVDEDFAAADYRLQHRRSGGGRSQYEDAYIGRDCEFLVLHLDPHADYLFRVSARGEGRTEWSPWSVPQTGYTTLAPHEWCPGSEGYILSSRRNIALRSDSAHTRCPVLYSNAPTYFCGQTLTFKYVRTLSHCTPVRGCQQRVRWIGGTVSACVWTAGEEQSPFGETRPSASPPTEPCLSTGRR; encoded by the exons ATGTCTGCCGAGGTCGacgtgctgctgcaggaggccaaAGAAAGCATCGAGGCGGCGCAGAACTACCGCAGCGAACTCCAGCAGCGCCTGAATGGCCTCAACCAGGCGCGCAAGCAG GTCCGCGGCAGCTCGGGTCAGGCCCGCGAGGCCCTGCGGCGCCACTTTGCGGAGCTGCAGGCGGCGGCGACCCGTCTTCTGTCGGAGCGGCTGACCGCCCTGCTGGCGGAGGTGGACGCCATCGAGGCCGACAGCGTGAAGCCGCTGGACGAGTGCCAGAGCCTCATCGAGCACGGCGTGGGGCAGGCCGacgagctgctgagggaag GGGAAGCTGCGCTGCGCTGCGGCCTCGGCGAGAAGGAGGACAAACTGGGCAGTTTCACCAAGAAGGCCGTGCGCATCCAGCTGGACAG CCTGCCGGAGGTGCCGGCGCTGGTGGACGTGCCGTGTGTCTCCGCCCAGCTGGACGACTCTCTGCTGGGTGTCCTGAGGGACCGGGTGTCCCGCCTGGGCTCCGTGGCGTCCCATCCGCCGGTCCAGatcgaggagctgcaggagaggccGGGCAGCGTCCTGGTCCGCTGGTGCAAG GTGGACGAGGACTTTGCGGCGGCGGACTACCGGCTGCAGCACCGGCGCTCCGgcggggggcggagccagtacGAGGACGCCTACATCGGTCGGGACTGCGAGTTCCTGGTCCTCCACTTGGACCCGCACGCCGACTACCTGTTCAGGGTCAGCGCCCGCGGGGAGGGCCGCACCGAGTGGAGCCCCTGGAGCGTCCCGCAGACCGGCTACACCACCCTGGCCCCCCACG AGTGGTGTCCGGGGTCAGAGGGCTACATCCTGAGCAGCAGGAGAAACATCGCCCTGCGCAGTGACTCCGCCCACACGCGCTGCCCCGTCCTCTATTCCAACGCACCCACCTACTTCTGTGGCCAGACGCTGACCTTCAAGTACGTGAGAACGCTGTCTCACTGCACGCCGGTCCGAG gctgtcAGCAGCGGGTCAGATGGATCGGAGGGACAGTCTCGGCGTGTGTGTGGACAGCAGGGGAGGAACAGAGTCCCTTCGGAGAGACCAGGCCGTCTGCATCTCCACCAACg GAGCCGTGTTTGTCAACGGGAAGGAGATGA
- the mpv17l gene encoding mpv17-like protein, whose product MRTAVLKEAAKRFPWLANVTLYGCLFAGGDLVHQLIAQEERMDWKHTRDVAIVATSFHGNFNYFWLRALERRFPGKSAAMVFRKLLLDQSFASPLATSVFYTGVSFLEGKEDIFEDWREKFFNTWKTGLMYWPFMQFLNFVLMPLYMRTAFMGCCAFLWASFLCFSRQSGDGTAAVAVAFVMDPRKTLLEIREARLARKKDQNQRKN is encoded by the exons ATGAGGACAGCGGTCCTGAAAGAAGCCGCCAAACGGTTCCCCTGGCTCGCCAACGTCACTTTGTACGGGTGCTTATTCGCCGGCGGCGACCTGGTCCATCAGCTCATCGCGCAGGAGGAGCGCATGGACTGGAAGCACACCCGCGACGTGGCCATTGTAGCCACCAGTTTCCATGGAAACTTCAACTACTTCTGGCTGCGCGCCCTGGAGAGGCGTTTTCCCGGGAAGTCCGCGGCGATGGTGTTCCGCAAACTCCTGTTGGACCAAAGCTTCGCGTCGCCTTTGGCCACGAGTGTCTTCTACACAG GAGTGAGCTTCTTGGAGGGAaaggaggacatttttgaagacTGGAGGGAGAAGTTTTTCAACACGTGGAAG aCGGGACTCATGTACTGGCCTTTCATGCAG ttTTTGAACTTTGTCCTGATGCCGTTGTACATGCGGACGGCCTTCATGGGCTGCTGCGCCTTCCTCTGggcctccttcctctgcttctcccgGCAGAGCGGCGACGGCACCGCCGCCGTGGCAGTGGCCTTCGTCATGGACCCCCGCAAGACCCTGCTGGAGATACGTGAGGCCCGGCTGGCCAGGAAGAAGGATCAGAACCAGAGGAAAAactag
- the LOC120828059 gene encoding nuclear distribution protein nudE homolog 1-like isoform X1: MAACIVRRPFKTVDTAAPNSQKQRWCARGHDMGDQRPPESGSLQEELDYWKDLAARQQQRAEEAQEELQEFQLMSRDYELELEAQLKHCEAQNRELLSANSRLRMDLENYKEKYESQHSEAHRQISSLEGDLAETTAARDHLHKYIRELEQANDDLERTKRATIMSLEDFEQRMNQVIERNAFLESELDEKENLLESVQRLKDEARDLRQELAVQQKPVQDRKPSLGSSITDAPPTSTSPPAAGLPTPPLTPPDKLTEDRHSPPSSHHAAAPPLRPPPSAESFDSVSRVGGDPLPPSARISALNIVGELLRKVGNLESKLASCRDFVQEQTAGRRAGAAPGHGGGSETRPPNGLYGAGLVKRLDFGAPPKLLL, from the exons ATGGCAGCTTGCATTGTTCGACGTCCCTTCAAGACGGTGGACACCGCGGCTCCCAACTCGCAAA AGCAGCGTTGGTGTGCGAGAGGACACGACATGGGGGATCAGAGGCCTCCAGAGTCCGGGTCCCTGCAGGAAGAGCTGGATTACTGGAAGGACCTGGCTGCCAGACAACAACAGAG GGCGGAGGAGGcccaggaggagctgcaggagttcCAGCTCATGAGTCGGGACTacgagctggagctggaggcgCAGTTAAAACACTGTGAGGCGCAAAACCGCGAGCTATTGTCGGCCAACAGCCGCCTCCGCATGGACCTGGAAAACTACAAG GAGAAGTACGAGTCGCAGCACTCGGAGGCCCACCGGCAGATCTCCAGCCTGGAGGGAGACCTGGCCGAGACCACCGCCGCCAGAGACCACCTCCACAAGTACATCCGGGAGCTGGAGCAGGCCAACGACGACCTGGAGCGGAccaagag GGCGACCATCATGTCTCTGGAGGACTTTGAGCAGAGGATGAACCAGGTCATCGAGAGGAACGCCTTCCTGGAGAGCGAGCTGGACGAGAAGGAGAACCTGCTGGAGTCGGTCCAGAGGCTGAAGGACGAGGCCAGAG acCTGAGGCAGGAGCTGGCGGTGCAGCAGAAGCCGGTTCAAGACAGGAAGCCGTCCTTAGGCAGCTCCATCacagacgccccccccacctccacctcccctcccgcagcaggtctcccgaccccccccctcaccccgccAGACAAACTGACGGAGGACAGACACTCGCCTCCGTCCTCTCACCACGCCGCCGCGCCTCCACTCAGACCTCCACCCTCAGCAGAGTCCTTTGACTCAGTCAGCAGAG TGGGGGGGGAtcctctccccccctcggcCAGGATCTCCGCCCTGAACATCGTCGGGGAGCTGCTGAGAAAAGTGGGG AACCTGGAGTCCAAGCTGGCGTCGTGTCGCGACTTCGTCCAGGAGCAGACGGCGGGCCGCAGGGCGGGGGCGGCGCCGGGCCACGGCGGCGGCTCGGAGACACGGCCCCCCAACGGGCTCTACGGCGCAGG GCTGGTGAAGAGGTTGGACTTCGGCGCGCCCCccaagctgctgctgtga
- the LOC120828059 gene encoding nuclear distribution protein nudE homolog 1-like isoform X2, producing the protein MGDQRPPESGSLQEELDYWKDLAARQQQRAEEAQEELQEFQLMSRDYELELEAQLKHCEAQNRELLSANSRLRMDLENYKEKYESQHSEAHRQISSLEGDLAETTAARDHLHKYIRELEQANDDLERTKRATIMSLEDFEQRMNQVIERNAFLESELDEKENLLESVQRLKDEARDLRQELAVQQKPVQDRKPSLGSSITDAPPTSTSPPAAGLPTPPLTPPDKLTEDRHSPPSSHHAAAPPLRPPPSAESFDSVSRVGGDPLPPSARISALNIVGELLRKVGNLESKLASCRDFVQEQTAGRRAGAAPGHGGGSETRPPNGLYGAGLVKRLDFGAPPKLLL; encoded by the exons ATGGGGGATCAGAGGCCTCCAGAGTCCGGGTCCCTGCAGGAAGAGCTGGATTACTGGAAGGACCTGGCTGCCAGACAACAACAGAG GGCGGAGGAGGcccaggaggagctgcaggagttcCAGCTCATGAGTCGGGACTacgagctggagctggaggcgCAGTTAAAACACTGTGAGGCGCAAAACCGCGAGCTATTGTCGGCCAACAGCCGCCTCCGCATGGACCTGGAAAACTACAAG GAGAAGTACGAGTCGCAGCACTCGGAGGCCCACCGGCAGATCTCCAGCCTGGAGGGAGACCTGGCCGAGACCACCGCCGCCAGAGACCACCTCCACAAGTACATCCGGGAGCTGGAGCAGGCCAACGACGACCTGGAGCGGAccaagag GGCGACCATCATGTCTCTGGAGGACTTTGAGCAGAGGATGAACCAGGTCATCGAGAGGAACGCCTTCCTGGAGAGCGAGCTGGACGAGAAGGAGAACCTGCTGGAGTCGGTCCAGAGGCTGAAGGACGAGGCCAGAG acCTGAGGCAGGAGCTGGCGGTGCAGCAGAAGCCGGTTCAAGACAGGAAGCCGTCCTTAGGCAGCTCCATCacagacgccccccccacctccacctcccctcccgcagcaggtctcccgaccccccccctcaccccgccAGACAAACTGACGGAGGACAGACACTCGCCTCCGTCCTCTCACCACGCCGCCGCGCCTCCACTCAGACCTCCACCCTCAGCAGAGTCCTTTGACTCAGTCAGCAGAG TGGGGGGGGAtcctctccccccctcggcCAGGATCTCCGCCCTGAACATCGTCGGGGAGCTGCTGAGAAAAGTGGGG AACCTGGAGTCCAAGCTGGCGTCGTGTCGCGACTTCGTCCAGGAGCAGACGGCGGGCCGCAGGGCGGGGGCGGCGCCGGGCCACGGCGGCGGCTCGGAGACACGGCCCCCCAACGGGCTCTACGGCGCAGG GCTGGTGAAGAGGTTGGACTTCGGCGCGCCCCccaagctgctgctgtga